AGCCATTGATGGGCTGTTGGTGGATTACCTTAAAGGCTGGCAGATCAGCAGACTTTCACGCGTGGATCGTCAAATATTAAGACTTGCCGTATATGAAATGATTTTCCGTGAGGATGTTCCAGCCAAGGTAGCAGTCAACGAAGCCATCGAATTGTCCAAGCATTTTGGTACCGAAGAGTCGGGCAAATTTGTTAATGGTGTGCTGGGTCGGGTGATACAAGAGCTGGAGCAGCTAAAAGCACGTTTTTAAGTTGAAACTACTGAATCAGGTTGGGGAGTGGTTAAACATGTCGGCACCGATCATTGATGGTAAACAAATCTCTCAGGATATTCGCGCAAGCATTCAGCAAGAGGTCATTCGTCTGAAAGATCACCAGTTTCAACCCGGATTGGCAGTTGTACTGGTAGGTGAAGATCCCGCTTCGCAGGTGTATGTTAAAAACAAGGAAAAGGCGTGCCATGATCTCGGCTATTATTCCGAGGTTCATCGTCTGCCAGCGGATACTTCGCAGGAAGCATTGCTGGAGCTGGTGGACAAGCTGAATCACCAAAGCAATATTCACGGAATCTTGGTGCAGCTGCCGCTGCCCAAGCACATTCATGAAAAAGCGGTCATTGATGCTATTGCCGTGGAGAAGGACGTGGATGGATTTCATCCGGTAAACGTAGGCAATCTGGTTATCGGTGACGATAGCCTGCTGCCTTGTACTCCCGCTGGAGTGATTGAGCTGATTAAGCGTACAGGGGTAGAAATAGCGGGTAAACATGCGGTGGTTATTGGTCGCAGTAATATCGTAGGTAAGCCAGTGTCATTATTGTTGCAGCGGGAAAATGCTACAGTAACGATGTGTCATTCCCGCACAGCGAATATTGCCGAGTTAAGCCGGCAAGCGGATATTTTGGTTGTTGCCATCGGCAAAGCCAATTTTATTGATGCTTCGTTCGTAAAGCCCGGTGCAGTAGTTATCGATGTTGGAATGAATCGTCTAGAAAACGGAAAGCTGGCGGGTGACGTTGATTATGAGAGCGTGAAGCAAGTGTCCGGTCCGATTACGCCTGTTCCCGGCGGAGTAGGCCCAATGACGATAACGATGCTGATGCAAAATACGCTCGTAGCGGCCAAGCGGTCGCACGGTTTGGCTTAAGGGCGACTGCCTGTGGCTGAACAGCGTATTTACTCCATAAAGGACCTGAATCGTTATATCCGGATGAAGCTCGAATCGGATCAGGTTCTGTCCGACGTATGGATACGCGGGGAAATTTCTAACTTTACGCATCATTCGAGTGGTCACATGTATTTTACGCTCAAGGATGAGGGGAGCCGCATACGTTCGATTATGTTTGCGACCCATAATAAGCGACTCCCTTTCGTGCCTAAGGAAGGTACGCGTGTTATTGCCCGGGGAAACGTATCCGTGTACGAACGGGATGGACAATATCAATTTTATGCGACCCAAATGCAGCCCGACGGCATCGGAAGCCTGTATCTTGCTTACGAGCAGCTCAAACAAAAGCTGGATGCCGAAGGTTTATTTGAACCTGCTCGCAAGCGCAATTTGCCGGCTCACCCGGCAACGATTGGTGTGATTACATCGCCGACCGGGGCGGCTGTACGGGATATTATCACGACGCTTCAACGGCGATACCCGCAGGCGGGAATTGTCCTGTATCCTGTGCTTGTACAAGGCAAAGGGGCTGCCCCCTCCATCGTCAAGGCGATTGAAGCCATGAATCGCATGCAGGAGGTGCAGGTGATGATCGTCGGGCGGGGTGGCGGCTCGCTGGAAGAGCTGTGGGCGTTTAACGAGGAAGCCGTTGCGCGCGCCATCTATGCATCGGTCATCCCGGTTATTTCGGCGGTCGGACATGAAACGGATTTTACTATTGCCGATTTTGTGGCCGATTTGCGTGCCGCTACGCCGACCGCAGCGGCCGAGCTGGCTGTGCCTCATCAGGGAGAGCTGCGGGATCAGCTGCTCCAGCGAGAGCAGCGGTTGCGCAACGCTCTAAGGCAGCGGCTGGAAACCGGCCGTGAACGCTTAGCCCGGCTCCAGCGTTCGCCGGTGCTGCTGCATCCGCGCCGTTACATGCTGCAGCATGCGGAACGAATGGACATGCTGCAGCAGCGGCTAATCCGTGCAGCAGGCCACCGTGCGCGCTTAAACGCGGAAAAAAACGCGCGTATGCGTCAGGTGCTGGAGCGTTTTAATCCGCGTGAACAAATTCGTTCGGCACGCAAGCAGACGGATATGGCGCAGCGTCAGCTGGAGTCAGCGATACGTGCGATTACGAAATCGGGACGGCAGCAACTGCATGCGGGCATTCGCCAGTTGGATGCGCTGAGCCCGCTCAAGGTCATGGCCCGAGGCTACAGCCTGGTATATGATGAGCAGGAAAAACGGCTGATCAAGTCGCTCAAAGACGTACAGCCGGGAGATTCCATCAGGATTAAAGTGAGTGACGGGCAGTTGGATTGTCAAGTATGGGGAATGAAGGAGGACGCGAAGCACGGTGGCGAATGAAACGGAACTGAATTTTGAAGCGGCGATGGCCGCTCTTGAAGAAATTGTCGGGCAACTGGAGCACGGAGACGTTCCTCTGGAGCAAGCCATTGATCTGTTTCAGCGCGGCATGAAGCTGTCTCAGCTTTGCAGCCAGAAGCTGGAACAGGTCGAACGTAAAATTGAAATGATCGTGGAAGAGGATGGAAATTTGCGCAAGAAGCCTTTCGGCGGCGGATTGGATGAAAACGGTGGTGAAGGGGTTGAATAGACCGTCATTCAAGGAGTATTTGAACGGGACGGCAGACGCGGTTTCGTCTGCGTTAACCGAGCAGTTCCCGGCCCATTGGAATATTCCTGCAGTTCTTCGAGAATCTATGAATTATTCACTCACCGCAGGCGGAAAACGTCTGCGGCCTCTGCTTGTGATCGCGGCTGCCGAAGCATTTGGCGGAAGCAGGGAGGCTGCGTTGCCGGTGGCATGTGCAGTAGAAATGGTACATACGTATTCCCTCATTCACGATGACTTGCCAGCTATGGATGATGATGATTACCGTCGGGGCAAGCTGACGAATCATAAGGTATATGGCGAAGCGGTTGCTATCCTTGCGGGAGACGCGCTGCTGACCCATGCCTTTTACAGCGTCGTACAAGCAGGTCGGCGTCATGGGGTTTCATCCGATGCGCTACTGTCCATCGTAGAGGAGCTGTCCGAAATGAGCGGAGCACGGGGCATGGTAGGTGGCCAGGTCGCGGATATGTCCGGCGAGCAGGGGTTGACAGGTATCGAGGAACTGGAGTATATCCATCTCCATAAAACCGCTGATTTGATCATTTTCTCCCTCTTGGCAGGTGGACGAATCGGCGGAGCGGACAAGAATCAATTAGAAGCGCTTCGCCAATTTGGACGCGACCTGGGTCTGGCTTTTCAAATTCAGGACGATATACTGGATCTCATAGGCGATGAGAGCAAAATGGGTAAAAAAACACAAAGTGATGTTGAACAGGAAAAGGTAACTTATCCGTTTTTTATCGGTATGGAAGCATCCCAGCAGCAAGTGGAGAAGCTTACGGCATCTGCCAAAAAAGCGTTAATAGAAGGCGGTATACCGGATTCGTCGCGTTTGCTGGAGATTGCGGATTACCTGATGAAGCGTGATCATTAGTGCGGTTAAAGCTGCTTTGACTTGTCTGCGTTTAAGCAAGGTCATAAAGTATGATATAATATTTGTTAACTTTACACACAAACTTGAAGGAAAGCGGGGAGATATGCGTGCTGCTTCCACACATAAAGCAACCAGGCGATCTGAAATCACTGTCGGTTGAGGAGTTGGCTTCTCTAGCCGAGGAAATCAGGAGCTTTTTGATTGAGAAGCTGTCCGTGACTGGGGGGCATCTGGCATCGAATCTGGGAGTGGTTGAGCTCACAATCGCCCTGCATTACTGCTATAACAGTCCGAAGGACAAGATGATTTATGACGTTGGACATCAGGCCTACGTGCACAAAATATTGACAGGGCGAATGGACCGGTTTGATACTCTTCGTCAGCGTGATGGACTTTGTGGATTTGTCAAGAGAAGCGAGAGCGAGCATGATGTCTGGGAAGCCGGTCATAGCAGCACGTCTCTGTCAGCGGCGATGGGAATGGCATTGGCACGAGATTTGAAGGGCGAGGACAATAAAGTTATTGCGGTGATCGGGGATGGAGCGTTGACCGGAGGCATGGCCTTCGAAGCGTTGAACCATATCGGTCATGAACGTAAAAATTTGATGGTCATTCTGAATGACAACGAAATGTCGATAGCGCCGAATGTTGGGGCCATGCATAATTATTTGAGCAAAATCCGCTCAGATCGTCACTATTTGCGGGCCAAAGATGAGCTCGAAGTTTTGTTGAAAAAAATACCCGCTATTGGCGGTAAACTTGCCAAATCGGCTGGCCGTGTCAAGGACAGTCTTAAATATATGATGGTGCCTGGCGTGCTGTTTGAGGAGTTGGGTCTTACGTATCTTGGTCCGGTCGACGGACATGATTTGCCGAAGCTGATCGAAACCTTCCACCAGGCCGATAACGTCACAGGTCCTGTGTTGGTGCATGTCGTAACCACTAAGGGCAAGGGCTACAAGCCTGCGGAGGCAGATTCACACAAGTGGCACGGAATCAGTCCGTACAAAATTGAATCCGGTCAGGTGCTTAAGGCTGTGGGCAACCCCATGTACACGGAAATCTTCGGACGGACGCTGATTGAGCTGGCTGAACAGGACGAACGCATTATAGCGGTTACGCCTGCTATGCCTGGTGGTTCTGGACTGGTACCATTCAGTGAGGAGTTCCCTACACGGATGATTGACGTCGGCATTGCCGAGCAGCATGCAGCTACCATGTGTGCCGCATTGGCGATGGAGGGACTAAAGCCGGTATTTGCGGTATATTCCACCTTTATGCAGCGTGCTTACGATCAGATTGTACATGATATTTGCCGTCATAATGCGAATGTGATGTTTGCGATTGATCGTGCCGGTTTTGTCGGGGCTGACGGGGAAACGCACCATGGCGTGTTCGATGTGGCATTTTTACGTCATATCCCTAATCTTGTGCTTATGATGCCTAAGGATGAAAACGAGCTGCGCCATATGATGAAAACAGCGCTGGACTACGATGATGGCCCAATTGCTTATCGCTATCCGCGTGTTAATGTGGTGGGTGTGCCATTGGATTCGGAACTGAAAGCCATACCGATTGGCAGTTGGGAGCTTTTGCGCAAGGGTGAGGGCTACGCTGTAATTGCTTCAGGCCCGATGCTTCAGGTGGCGACGGAGGCTGCGGAGACGATGAAACGAGAAGGCCTGCAGGTAGGTGTCGTCAATGCCCGTTTCCTCAAGCCTGTGGATGAGGATATGCTGCGTGAACTGGCCCGCCAGCATACGAAGCTGATCGTTCTGGAAGAAGCTTCCGAAGCGGGAAGTTTGGGTAGCGCTGTGCTGGAATTTTATGCGAAAGAAGAAATTCAAAATGCACAGGTGCGTCTAATGGGGATTCCTGATATATTTGTGGAGCATGGCTCCATTAAAGAGCAGCGTGCTGAAGTGGGGCTCACCGCTGAAGCCGTGTGCCTCAAGCTTCGTCAATGGACTGCAGAGCCGGCTTATGGCATGGGACAATCGGTATAAGGGAACCTGGAGCGAAGACGAGAATAATTACAAAAAAAGTATGACAAAAGCAGCTTGGCTGCCTAAAGGGAGATTAACATGTCTGTTCCGAAGGAACGCATTGATGTATTGCTTGTAGAACAAGGCTTTTTTGAAAGCCGGGAAAAAGCCAAGGCCGCTATCATGGCAGGTCTAGTGCTGGCGGACAGCGAGCGGATCGAGAAGGCGGGTATGAAGGTGCCACGCGACAGTGAGCTTAAAGTTAAGGGATCGGTGCATCCGTATGTAAGCCGTGGAGGATTGAAGCTGGAAAAGGCCATTCGCCAATTTGCGCTCGACATGAATGGCAGGGCGATGCTGGATATCGGCTCATCCACCGGCGGTTTTACAGATTGTGCGCTTCAGCATGGAGCGGAATACGTATATGCGATTGACGTCGGTTATAATCAATTGGACTGGTCGCTTCGTAATGATGAACGGGTATGTGTCATGGAGAAAACAAATTTCAGGTATATGACACCTGCGGATTTGAACGGTCCTGTTCCAAATTTCGCAAGTATTGATGTTTCTTTTATTTCGTTGCGCATTATTTTGCCTCCGCTGCTTGCATTGCTGAAACAACCTGCCGATATTGTAGCTCTGATCAAGCCGCAATTTGAAGCCGGCCGTGAAAAGGTTGGAAAATCCGGTGTAGTCCGTGACCCTGCTACGCATAAAGAAGTGTTGCAGACCATCCTGTTGTTTGCGCAAGAGCTTGGCCTCTCGCTGCAAGACTTGGCCTATTCTCCGATTACAGGTGGAGAGGGCAATATTGAATTTTTGGCGCATTGGCGTTTGGACGAGGCTCTGGTTGCAAAATTGCCACTGGAGAACGACGATTTCAGTTCACTGATTGAGCGTACCGTTCAGGAAGCAGGTCAGACTTTTAACAATGGCCCGTCGCGCAAGTAACATTCAGGGGTTCTCATGAGTTCGGTGAACTTAAGGGAACCCCTTTTTGGTGTGGGGGATTGATTATCGAACTCACGTTCGCCTATAATGAGGAGTATAGAGGAATTTTACGTCTTGTCCTAGAATATGTCCATGAGGTGATCGATTCATGGACACACGATATGATACGGTTATCATTGTTGTGATCGGGGTGATATTAGCAATATGGGCTTTATACAGCCTGCGTGCATGGTTAGAGGAGCCCGAACCACTTGTATTAAAGACGATACCGATTAACGAGGAGCTGGACGAAGGCCCCGCCGTGGACCTGCTTGAAAAAGCAGGTTATGAAGTGGTGGGCGGAAAAATGAAAATACCGCTTGCTTTTAAAGTGAATGGAAATACCGTGTATAGTCGTTTGTTTATAGACTACGTGGCTGTACGAAACGGTTCGACATATATGGTTACAACATCACGCCGGAAGAAACCAATTCAGTGGAGCGGTCCTGAATTGCGGGACAGGCTCTTGCCGTATTTGCTACTCTATCCGGGATGCGCGGGTGTATTGTACGTCGATACGGACGAGCAAAGTATTCGCCTTATTACATTAATGGAAGACCTCGAAGAAGAGGAATATGAAGATTAATCCACAGGAGGATTATATGAAGGGTCAACGACATATTAAAATCAGGGAAATTATTTCACAACAGGAGATTGAGACACAGGATGAGCTGGTTGAAGCATTGCGCAAGGCTGGTTTTCAGGTGACTCAGGCCACTGTATCACGCGATATTAAGGAGCTGCTGCTCATTAAGGTTCCAATGGATGATGGCAGATATAAATATTCGATGCCTTCAGATCAGCGGTATAATCCGGTGCAGAAGCTGAAACGTACGTTGGTTGACAATTTTTTGCATATTGATCACACAACAAATCTGATTGTGATGAAGTGTCTGCCGGGAACAGCCAACTCCATTGCTGCTTTACTGGACAACATTGAATGGCCTGAGGTTATGGGTACGATTAGTGGGGATGACACCATTCTGATTATTTGTCGGTCGGAAGAGAACAGCGAAGCCATCGTGAATCGTCTTATGGGCTTCATTTCCTAATTGCAAATCAGGCGTTTTAATTTGTACATCATGAGGTGAAAGAACGATGCTGGTCACTTTGTCTATACGAAATTTGGCAGTTGTAGAAGCTGTTGATGTTCATTTTTTTAAAGGCTTTCACGTTTTGAGTGGAGAAACAGGTGCTGGTAAATCCATCATTATCGATGCGCTGGGTCTAATTGCAGGCGGTAGAGGCTCTGCCGATCTTGTGCGCTATGGGTGTGATAAAGCAGAGATGGAGGCCTTGTTTGAACTACCTGCCAATCATCCAGTGTGGAGTACGTTGGAGCAGCAAGGCATTAAAGCCAATGCGGAGGAGCATTTGCTGATTCGTCGCGAACTCACAGTCCAAGGGAAAAGCTCTTCACGAATTAATGGGCAAATGGTTAATTTAACGATGCTGCGTGAGGTAGGGGAGCAGCTAGTCAATATCCACGGACAGCATGAACATCAAAGCTTGCTGCGTGCAGATCGTCACCTGGCGCTCTTGGATACGTTCGGGGATACGGTCATTGGTCCGGTCAAAGCGTTGTATCGAGAGCGCTACAATGCTTTTGTCAAGGCCGAAAAAGAAGTACGGGAATTGCAAAGTTCCAGCCAGAAGGCTTATCAGCTATTGGATATGTACCGATTTCAACTGGAAGAGATCGCTGCAGCGGAGCTGAAATTGGGGGAAGATGAATTATTGGCAGAAGAACGGGTCAAGCTATCCCATAGTGAGAAAATGATGGATGGGATATCAGGAGCCTACGAATTGCTAAACGGCAGAGGTGGACTGGACGTGATCAATGATGTATTGTCCAGACTAAATGATGTCCAAAACTACGACAGCAAAAGCCTTCAGCCTATTGCCGAGCAGATTCAATCAGCTTTTTACCAGTTGGAGGATGCAGCATTTCAATTACGTTCGTATCGTGAGGATATTGAATTTAATCCGGGGAAGCTGTACGAAGTAGAACAACGTTTGAATCAAATTACCGGGCTGCAACGAAAATATGGTGATAGTATCGAGCAGATTTTGGAATACTATAGCCGTATTGAGCAGGAAACCGACCTGCTGGAAAATAAGGATGAACGACTGGAGCAATTGATTGCAAATCGAGATCAGCTGCTTGCGGATTTGCTGGAAATTGCGGAAGAGCTTACGGAAGCACGTGAAATTTGCGCGGAAGAGCTTGCAGAGCAAGTGGAGCAAGAATTAAAAGACCTTCAAATGGAAAGAACGTCACTCAAGGTGCGTATTGATGCAATTGAAGATCCACGAGGATATGAATATAAAGGACTTCGTGTAAGACCTACCAAGCAAGGGATTGA
This DNA window, taken from Paenibacillus kribbensis, encodes the following:
- a CDS encoding TlyA family RNA methyltransferase — encoded protein: MSVPKERIDVLLVEQGFFESREKAKAAIMAGLVLADSERIEKAGMKVPRDSELKVKGSVHPYVSRGGLKLEKAIRQFALDMNGRAMLDIGSSTGGFTDCALQHGAEYVYAIDVGYNQLDWSLRNDERVCVMEKTNFRYMTPADLNGPVPNFASIDVSFISLRIILPPLLALLKQPADIVALIKPQFEAGREKVGKSGVVRDPATHKEVLQTILLFAQELGLSLQDLAYSPITGGEGNIEFLAHWRLDEALVAKLPLENDDFSSLIERTVQEAGQTFNNGPSRK
- the recN gene encoding DNA repair protein RecN, with product MLVTLSIRNLAVVEAVDVHFFKGFHVLSGETGAGKSIIIDALGLIAGGRGSADLVRYGCDKAEMEALFELPANHPVWSTLEQQGIKANAEEHLLIRRELTVQGKSSSRINGQMVNLTMLREVGEQLVNIHGQHEHQSLLRADRHLALLDTFGDTVIGPVKALYRERYNAFVKAEKEVRELQSSSQKAYQLLDMYRFQLEEIAAAELKLGEDELLAEERVKLSHSEKMMDGISGAYELLNGRGGLDVINDVLSRLNDVQNYDSKSLQPIAEQIQSAFYQLEDAAFQLRSYREDIEFNPGKLYEVEQRLNQITGLQRKYGDSIEQILEYYSRIEQETDLLENKDERLEQLIANRDQLLADLLEIAEELTEAREICAEELAEQVEQELKDLQMERTSLKVRIDAIEDPRGYEYKGLRVRPTKQGIDNAEFLISPNPGEPLRPLGKIASGGELSRIMLAMKSIFARHDQIPVLIFDEVDTGVSGRAAQSIAEKLYRLSSVCQVFSITHLPQVACMADHQYLIEKNVYDGRTMTQIEGLTEEGRVKELARMLGGVEITEKTLHHAQEMLNLAEGKKA
- the dxs gene encoding 1-deoxy-D-xylulose-5-phosphate synthase, coding for MLLPHIKQPGDLKSLSVEELASLAEEIRSFLIEKLSVTGGHLASNLGVVELTIALHYCYNSPKDKMIYDVGHQAYVHKILTGRMDRFDTLRQRDGLCGFVKRSESEHDVWEAGHSSTSLSAAMGMALARDLKGEDNKVIAVIGDGALTGGMAFEALNHIGHERKNLMVILNDNEMSIAPNVGAMHNYLSKIRSDRHYLRAKDELEVLLKKIPAIGGKLAKSAGRVKDSLKYMMVPGVLFEELGLTYLGPVDGHDLPKLIETFHQADNVTGPVLVHVVTTKGKGYKPAEADSHKWHGISPYKIESGQVLKAVGNPMYTEIFGRTLIELAEQDERIIAVTPAMPGGSGLVPFSEEFPTRMIDVGIAEQHAATMCAALAMEGLKPVFAVYSTFMQRAYDQIVHDICRHNANVMFAIDRAGFVGADGETHHGVFDVAFLRHIPNLVLMMPKDENELRHMMKTALDYDDGPIAYRYPRVNVVGVPLDSELKAIPIGSWELLRKGEGYAVIASGPMLQVATEAAETMKREGLQVGVVNARFLKPVDEDMLRELARQHTKLIVLEEASEAGSLGSAVLEFYAKEEIQNAQVRLMGIPDIFVEHGSIKEQRAEVGLTAEAVCLKLRQWTAEPAYGMGQSV
- a CDS encoding polyprenyl synthetase family protein, producing MKTVVKGLNRPSFKEYLNGTADAVSSALTEQFPAHWNIPAVLRESMNYSLTAGGKRLRPLLVIAAAEAFGGSREAALPVACAVEMVHTYSLIHDDLPAMDDDDYRRGKLTNHKVYGEAVAILAGDALLTHAFYSVVQAGRRHGVSSDALLSIVEELSEMSGARGMVGGQVADMSGEQGLTGIEELEYIHLHKTADLIIFSLLAGGRIGGADKNQLEALRQFGRDLGLAFQIQDDILDLIGDESKMGKKTQSDVEQEKVTYPFFIGMEASQQQVEKLTASAKKALIEGGIPDSSRLLEIADYLMKRDH
- the folD gene encoding bifunctional methylenetetrahydrofolate dehydrogenase/methenyltetrahydrofolate cyclohydrolase FolD gives rise to the protein MSAPIIDGKQISQDIRASIQQEVIRLKDHQFQPGLAVVLVGEDPASQVYVKNKEKACHDLGYYSEVHRLPADTSQEALLELVDKLNHQSNIHGILVQLPLPKHIHEKAVIDAIAVEKDVDGFHPVNVGNLVIGDDSLLPCTPAGVIELIKRTGVEIAGKHAVVIGRSNIVGKPVSLLLQRENATVTMCHSRTANIAELSRQADILVVAIGKANFIDASFVKPGAVVIDVGMNRLENGKLAGDVDYESVKQVSGPITPVPGGVGPMTITMLMQNTLVAAKRSHGLA
- the ahrC gene encoding transcriptional regulator AhrC/ArgR; the encoded protein is MKGQRHIKIREIISQQEIETQDELVEALRKAGFQVTQATVSRDIKELLLIKVPMDDGRYKYSMPSDQRYNPVQKLKRTLVDNFLHIDHTTNLIVMKCLPGTANSIAALLDNIEWPEVMGTISGDDTILIICRSEENSEAIVNRLMGFIS
- the xseB gene encoding exodeoxyribonuclease VII small subunit, with protein sequence MANETELNFEAAMAALEEIVGQLEHGDVPLEQAIDLFQRGMKLSQLCSQKLEQVERKIEMIVEEDGNLRKKPFGGGLDENGGEGVE
- the nusB gene encoding transcription antitermination factor NusB: MKRRLARELAVQSMYHMEMNEVDAAAAVDMLLQEAAEENEAEVVIKNAAALRSYVLEHVRGTWEHKEAIDGLLVDYLKGWQISRLSRVDRQILRLAVYEMIFREDVPAKVAVNEAIELSKHFGTEESGKFVNGVLGRVIQELEQLKARF
- the xseA gene encoding exodeoxyribonuclease VII large subunit, whose protein sequence is MAEQRIYSIKDLNRYIRMKLESDQVLSDVWIRGEISNFTHHSSGHMYFTLKDEGSRIRSIMFATHNKRLPFVPKEGTRVIARGNVSVYERDGQYQFYATQMQPDGIGSLYLAYEQLKQKLDAEGLFEPARKRNLPAHPATIGVITSPTGAAVRDIITTLQRRYPQAGIVLYPVLVQGKGAAPSIVKAIEAMNRMQEVQVMIVGRGGGSLEELWAFNEEAVARAIYASVIPVISAVGHETDFTIADFVADLRAATPTAAAELAVPHQGELRDQLLQREQRLRNALRQRLETGRERLARLQRSPVLLHPRRYMLQHAERMDMLQQRLIRAAGHRARLNAEKNARMRQVLERFNPREQIRSARKQTDMAQRQLESAIRAITKSGRQQLHAGIRQLDALSPLKVMARGYSLVYDEQEKRLIKSLKDVQPGDSIRIKVSDGQLDCQVWGMKEDAKHGGE